One stretch of Kogia breviceps isolate mKogBre1 chromosome 18, mKogBre1 haplotype 1, whole genome shotgun sequence DNA includes these proteins:
- the TRAPPC2L gene encoding trafficking protein particle complex subunit 2-like protein isoform X1, whose amino-acid sequence MAVCVAVIAKENYPLYIRSVPTENELKFHYMVHTSLDVVDEKISAMGKALVDQRELYLGLLYPTEDYKVYGYVTNSKVKFVMVVDSSNTALRDNEIRSMFRKLHNSYTDVMCNPFYNPGDRIQSRAFDGMVTSMMIQVC is encoded by the exons ATGGCGGTGTGCGTAGCGGTGATCGCCAAGGAG AATTACCCTCTTTACATCCGCAGTGTCCCCACGGAGAACGAGCTCAAGTTTCACTACATGGTGCACACGTCCCTGGACGTAGTGGACGAGAAGATCTCAGCAATGGGGAAGGCCCTGGTGGACCAGAGGGAGCTCTACCTGGGCCTGCTGTACCCTACAGAGGACTACAAGGT ATACGGCTACGTGACCAACTCCAAGGTGAAGTTTGTCATGGTGGTGGATTCCTCCAACACGGCGCTCAGAGACAACGAGATTCGCAGT ATGTTCCGGAAGCTGCACAACTCCTACACAGACGTGATGTGCAACCCCTTCTATAACCCGGGGGACCGCATTCAGTCCAG GGCCTTTGATGGCATGGTGACGTCCATGATGATACAGGTCTGTTGA
- the TRAPPC2L gene encoding trafficking protein particle complex subunit 2-like protein isoform X2: MVHTSLDVVDEKISAMGKALVDQRELYLGLLYPTEDYKVYGYVTNSKVKFVMVVDSSNTALRDNEIRSMFRKLHNSYTDVMCNPFYNPGDRIQSRAFDGMVTSMMIQVC, translated from the exons ATGGTGCACACGTCCCTGGACGTAGTGGACGAGAAGATCTCAGCAATGGGGAAGGCCCTGGTGGACCAGAGGGAGCTCTACCTGGGCCTGCTGTACCCTACAGAGGACTACAAGGT ATACGGCTACGTGACCAACTCCAAGGTGAAGTTTGTCATGGTGGTGGATTCCTCCAACACGGCGCTCAGAGACAACGAGATTCGCAGT ATGTTCCGGAAGCTGCACAACTCCTACACAGACGTGATGTGCAACCCCTTCTATAACCCGGGGGACCGCATTCAGTCCAG GGCCTTTGATGGCATGGTGACGTCCATGATGATACAGGTCTGTTGA